From a region of the Chitinophaga caseinilytica genome:
- a CDS encoding DUF1080 domain-containing protein, with product MLKRGIVPVFAVAALSFASCGSGAAEGEKKEPVTAGNENVAAAPVAANALSDDEKSAGWKLLFNGKDLDGWRVYKGKDGKTWSALDGTLHCTGSTTDKSDMRGDLISTDQYENFELEADWKLAPQGNSGILYLVTEEFDAPYMSGPEFQIIDDNNFPEKLEDWQKSGANYAMNPPSKLAAKPIGEWNHTRIVVNKGHVEHWLNGEKVVDTQMWTPEWEKEKATGKWKDYKGYGTAKKGHICLQDHGSEIWFRNVKIKPL from the coding sequence ATGCTGAAGAGAGGGATCGTACCTGTGTTTGCGGTGGCCGCGCTGAGCTTTGCTTCCTGCGGCAGCGGCGCTGCTGAAGGGGAAAAGAAAGAACCGGTAACGGCAGGCAACGAAAATGTGGCCGCGGCTCCCGTTGCGGCGAATGCATTGTCTGACGACGAAAAATCTGCCGGCTGGAAGCTCCTGTTCAACGGTAAGGACCTCGACGGATGGCGCGTTTATAAAGGAAAGGACGGCAAAACGTGGAGCGCCCTCGACGGTACGCTCCATTGTACCGGCAGCACTACCGACAAAAGCGATATGCGCGGAGACCTCATCTCCACCGACCAGTACGAAAATTTCGAGCTGGAGGCAGACTGGAAGCTGGCGCCCCAGGGCAACAGCGGTATCCTCTACCTGGTGACCGAGGAGTTCGACGCACCGTACATGAGCGGCCCGGAATTCCAGATCATCGACGACAACAACTTTCCCGAAAAGCTCGAAGACTGGCAGAAATCCGGCGCCAACTACGCCATGAACCCACCCTCGAAACTGGCGGCAAAGCCCATCGGCGAATGGAACCACACCCGGATCGTAGTGAACAAAGGCCATGTGGAACACTGGCTGAACGGCGAAAAGGTGGTGGATACGCAGATGTGGACGCCGGAATGGGAAAAGGAGAAAGCTACCGGCAAGTGGAAAGACTACAAGGGGTATGGCACTGCGAAAAAGGGCCATATCTGCCTGCAGGACCACGGCAGCGAAATCTGGTTCAGGAACGTGAAGATCAAGCCGCTGTAA